A genome region from Streptomyces sp. S4.7 includes the following:
- a CDS encoding transposase family protein → MVGNSARALVISNRRITGLTADVIAELVAEVGPLWHERHQARLASRPRKRAMGAGAKHRLVFVDRLLATLVHLRHGTTHDVLACWFGVDRSTITRAINEVRPLLAERGCTISPDVRLRTLAEVVDHLGATGKTGIIDGTEIRVRRPAQGRKDRDKFISGKNKQNAVKSMVVTDGEGRMLWCSPTKPGSCADITHARQLGLVELLAGGPAVEILADAGYQGLGAQTGGRVVTPPHRKFKKNAPDWYEDMYERQRKAHSSRRIRVEHGIAHLKNWRALARHLGRREHMSDTVQAIAGLLSHQQGADLTSARQM, encoded by the coding sequence GTGGTGGGGAACTCGGCTCGTGCACTGGTCATCAGCAACCGGCGGATCACGGGCCTGACGGCCGATGTGATCGCTGAACTCGTCGCCGAAGTGGGGCCGTTGTGGCACGAGCGCCACCAGGCCAGGCTTGCCTCCCGGCCGCGCAAGCGGGCCATGGGCGCCGGCGCGAAGCACCGGCTGGTGTTTGTCGACCGGCTGCTGGCCACTCTCGTCCATCTCCGTCACGGGACTACCCACGACGTGCTGGCCTGCTGGTTTGGCGTGGACCGCTCCACCATCACCCGGGCCATCAACGAGGTGCGGCCCCTGCTCGCCGAGCGAGGGTGCACCATCAGCCCCGACGTACGGCTGCGGACTCTGGCCGAAGTCGTCGACCATCTCGGCGCGACAGGGAAGACCGGCATCATCGACGGCACCGAGATCCGGGTCCGGCGGCCGGCCCAAGGACGCAAGGACCGGGACAAGTTCATCTCCGGCAAGAACAAGCAGAACGCCGTCAAATCCATGGTGGTCACGGACGGCGAAGGACGCATGCTGTGGTGCAGCCCGACCAAGCCCGGGAGTTGCGCGGACATCACCCACGCACGCCAGTTGGGGCTGGTGGAGCTCCTGGCCGGTGGGCCTGCGGTCGAGATCCTCGCCGATGCCGGCTACCAGGGGCTCGGCGCACAGACCGGCGGACGCGTGGTGACGCCACCGCACCGCAAGTTCAAGAAGAACGCCCCGGACTGGTACGAGGATATGTACGAGCGCCAGCGCAAGGCGCACTCCTCACGCCGTATCCGGGTCGAGCACGGCATCGCACATCTCAAGAACTGGCGGGCACTCGCACGCCACCTCGGCCGCCGCGAGCACATGAGCGACACGGTCCAGGCCATCGCCGGCCTGCTGTCTCATCAGCAGGGCGCAGACCTGACATCGGCACGGCAGATGTGA
- a CDS encoding helix-turn-helix domain-containing protein, with amino-acid sequence MPARPLLAPAASSAAVRAAFLTVKDAADYLGLSPHTLYVWRHRRQGPPSFRMGPRGRVMYRREALDAWIREQEQADSRSNLALNPMSADPQQRSRPSA; translated from the coding sequence ATGCCTGCACGGCCCTTGCTCGCCCCCGCCGCTTCCTCCGCAGCCGTACGCGCGGCCTTCCTGACCGTGAAGGACGCCGCCGATTACCTCGGCCTCTCACCCCACACCCTTTACGTCTGGCGCCACCGCCGTCAGGGACCGCCGAGCTTCCGTATGGGCCCCCGCGGTCGCGTCATGTACCGGCGGGAAGCCCTCGACGCCTGGATCCGCGAACAGGAGCAGGCCGACTCCCGTTCCAACCTGGCCCTGAACCCGATGAGCGCAGATCCACAGCAACGCAGCCGCCCCAGCGCCTGA
- a CDS encoding site-specific integrase has protein sequence MYPREKETPLAGYIEDRWIKKKKDPVTGKRERTARYGKGKRYKVAGIPGVRDRSFDTLEDAKAWLRRSSTDQERGEFVDPRDGSITLAEYVERYWMPGVRGEAKTRKGIDERIRLHVIPHLGDVSLNKVSAAELRAYIVKLESSCSPQYARSILSTLSSVLETALDDKRLARNPMRSKSVRWPKLPDERREAWPEALARRVRDEISQRHRIAVILGLGCGLRQGEVFGLSMEDVDHARGVLHVRRQVQIVNGRKYFTLPKGGKTRVADMPRSVADELVKHARAYPGDKVELPWGGPESDRERKKFGLVLTTKYGNAIAANTWNTEIWKPALARAGVIPPRVKGAKPWQWQAAPKDGFHVLRHTYASLVLEAGESVVTLAKWLGHSSPTITLDHYAHFMPEAGKKGRRAIDSLLGERAEESAGPNSPDSPQARS, from the coding sequence TTGTACCCTCGCGAAAAGGAGACTCCCCTGGCCGGCTACATCGAAGACCGCTGGATCAAGAAGAAGAAGGACCCGGTCACCGGGAAACGAGAGCGAACCGCCCGCTACGGCAAGGGCAAGCGATACAAGGTGGCTGGCATACCCGGAGTCCGGGACCGATCCTTTGACACCCTGGAGGACGCCAAGGCGTGGCTCCGGCGATCAAGTACCGACCAGGAGCGCGGCGAGTTCGTCGATCCACGGGACGGTTCCATAACGCTCGCTGAATACGTCGAGCGGTACTGGATGCCGGGTGTGCGTGGTGAAGCCAAGACGCGCAAGGGCATCGATGAGCGGATTCGGCTACACGTGATACCGCACCTGGGCGATGTATCGCTGAACAAGGTGTCTGCGGCCGAGCTTCGTGCCTACATAGTCAAGCTCGAATCCTCGTGCTCGCCGCAGTACGCCCGCAGCATCCTCTCGACGCTGTCGAGCGTCCTTGAGACAGCGCTTGATGACAAGCGTCTTGCTCGGAACCCGATGAGGTCCAAGTCGGTCCGATGGCCGAAGCTGCCCGATGAGCGTCGCGAGGCGTGGCCTGAGGCGCTAGCTCGGAGGGTGCGTGATGAGATCAGCCAGAGGCACCGTATAGCGGTAATTCTTGGGCTTGGGTGCGGTCTGCGTCAGGGTGAAGTCTTCGGCCTGAGCATGGAGGACGTCGACCACGCGCGCGGAGTCCTCCACGTCCGACGTCAGGTGCAAATAGTCAATGGCCGGAAGTACTTTACGCTTCCAAAGGGCGGCAAAACGCGCGTTGCAGACATGCCGCGTTCCGTGGCCGACGAACTGGTGAAGCATGCCAGGGCATACCCCGGCGACAAGGTCGAGCTTCCCTGGGGCGGTCCTGAATCGGACAGGGAGCGGAAGAAGTTCGGCCTCGTACTGACAACGAAGTACGGGAACGCGATCGCCGCCAACACGTGGAACACCGAGATCTGGAAGCCTGCCCTGGCCAGGGCAGGTGTCATCCCTCCGCGTGTCAAGGGGGCGAAACCTTGGCAGTGGCAAGCGGCACCGAAGGACGGGTTCCATGTGTTGAGGCACACGTACGCATCCCTCGTGCTGGAGGCAGGAGAGTCGGTCGTCACCCTCGCCAAGTGGTTGGGGCATTCATCGCCGACCATCACGCTCGATCACTACGCGCACTTCATGCCGGAGGCGGGGAAGAAGGGGCGCAGGGCGATCGATAGCCTGCTGGGGGAGCGGGCGGAGGAGAGTGCCGGTCCAAACTCCCCAGATTCTCCCCAGGCCCGATCCTGA
- a CDS encoding gamma-glutamyltransferase, producing MFTTRPTLQGTFGMVSSTHWLASQSAMAVLEDGGNAYDAAVAAGFVLHVVEPHLNGPGGEVPIILAPADGEVRVLCGQGPAPAGATVGHYRSLGLELVPGTGPLAAAVPGAFDAWMVLLRDHGTKSLAQVLRYAIGYAEDGHAPVERVGQTVESVRELFETEWTSSADVYLPGGRAPAPGELLRNPALAATWRRLTAEAEETGGEDRVAQIEAARSIWRTGFIADALIRQSDRPTLDTSGSRHTGTLTAADLAGWSATYERPATYDWNGWTLCKAAGWSQGPAFLQQLALLPPVPELPAYGSAEYVHLLTEGCKLAMADREAWYGDAAEVPLGTLLSEPYNAARRALVGDRASYELRPGSPDGRTPVLSAHAAAVAAGEAGFDALGVPAAGAGEPTVAQNGATRGDTCHLDVVDRWGNMIAATPSGGWLQSNPVVPELGFPLGTRLQMAWLEPGLPNSLTPGRRPRTTLTPSVALRDGTPVLAFGTPGGDQQDQWQLHFFLAVALRPRVRGGLDLQGAIDAPNWHNDSFPSSFYPRGMRPGSVTVEAATDASVVDGLRERGHDVTVGEPWSEGRLCAVARDPRTGVLLAAANPRGMQGYAVGR from the coding sequence ATGTTCACCACCCGCCCCACCCTCCAGGGCACCTTCGGCATGGTGTCCTCCACCCACTGGCTCGCCTCGCAGTCGGCGATGGCCGTCCTGGAGGACGGCGGCAACGCCTACGACGCCGCCGTGGCCGCCGGGTTCGTCCTGCACGTCGTGGAGCCTCACCTCAACGGGCCGGGCGGCGAGGTGCCGATCATCCTCGCCCCCGCCGACGGCGAGGTCCGGGTGCTCTGCGGCCAGGGACCCGCGCCCGCCGGGGCCACGGTCGGGCACTACCGCTCACTCGGTCTCGAACTCGTCCCCGGCACCGGACCGCTCGCCGCCGCCGTGCCCGGCGCCTTCGACGCGTGGATGGTGCTGCTGCGCGACCACGGCACCAAATCCCTCGCGCAGGTGCTGCGCTACGCCATCGGCTACGCCGAGGACGGCCACGCGCCCGTCGAGCGCGTCGGCCAGACCGTGGAGAGCGTCCGCGAGCTGTTCGAGACCGAGTGGACCTCGTCGGCCGACGTCTACCTGCCCGGCGGCCGGGCCCCCGCCCCCGGAGAGCTGTTGCGCAACCCCGCCCTGGCCGCGACCTGGCGACGGCTGACGGCCGAAGCCGAGGAGACGGGCGGCGAGGACCGCGTCGCGCAGATCGAGGCCGCGCGCTCGATCTGGCGCACGGGATTCATCGCCGACGCGCTGATACGCCAGTCCGACCGCCCCACCCTCGACACCAGCGGCTCCCGTCACACCGGCACCCTCACGGCCGCCGACCTGGCCGGCTGGTCCGCGACGTACGAGAGGCCGGCGACGTACGACTGGAACGGCTGGACCCTCTGCAAGGCCGCCGGCTGGAGCCAGGGCCCCGCCTTCCTCCAGCAACTCGCCCTCCTGCCGCCCGTGCCCGAGCTTCCGGCGTACGGCTCCGCGGAGTACGTCCACCTCCTCACGGAGGGCTGCAAGCTGGCCATGGCCGACCGCGAGGCCTGGTACGGCGACGCCGCCGAGGTACCGCTCGGCACACTGCTCTCGGAGCCGTACAACGCGGCACGCCGCGCCCTGGTCGGCGACAGGGCCTCCTACGAACTGCGCCCCGGCAGCCCCGACGGACGCACGCCCGTCCTCAGCGCCCACGCCGCCGCCGTCGCCGCCGGAGAGGCCGGCTTCGACGCCCTCGGCGTACCGGCGGCGGGCGCGGGCGAGCCGACCGTCGCCCAAAACGGCGCGACCCGCGGCGACACCTGCCACCTCGACGTCGTGGACCGCTGGGGCAACATGATCGCCGCGACACCGAGCGGCGGCTGGCTCCAGTCCAACCCCGTCGTGCCCGAACTCGGCTTCCCGCTCGGCACCCGCCTCCAGATGGCCTGGCTGGAGCCCGGACTGCCCAACTCCCTCACGCCGGGCCGCAGGCCGCGTACCACGCTCACACCGTCCGTCGCCCTGCGCGACGGCACCCCCGTCCTGGCCTTCGGCACCCCCGGCGGCGACCAGCAGGACCAGTGGCAGCTCCACTTCTTCCTGGCCGTCGCGCTGCGCCCGCGCGTACGCGGCGGACTCGACCTCCAGGGCGCGATCGACGCGCCCAACTGGCACAACGACAGCTTCCCCAGCTCCTTCTATCCGCGCGGGATGCGGCCGGGCAGTGTCACCGTGGAGGCCGCCACGGACGCGTCCGTCGTGGACGGACTGCGCGAGCGGGGCCACGACGTCACCGTCGGCGAACCCTGGTCCGAGGGGCGGCTCTGCGCGGTCGCCAGGGACCCGCGCACGGGAGTGCTACTCGCCGCGGCCAACCCGCGCGGTATGCAGGGGTACGCCGTGGGCCGGTGA
- a CDS encoding inositol monophosphatase family protein has translation MIDDFLNGDLSAVEAAMRAAAAAEIMPRYRQLAAHEIVEKSGPHDLVTSADRGAEEHLTAALTALLPGSVVVGEEAVHADPAVYGALSGEAPVWIVDPVDGTRQFVRGEPGFCMLVALAQGGEVLASWTYAPATDEMATAVRGRGARLDGVPLSCGAPAPDAVLDVATSHPDYTTPEEKRALLGVRSADDIAARPCGSAGLEYLDIARGALDAVAFSWELAWDHAAGLLLVTEAGGAQTTLTGEPFRITGGNALPFTAARDAVTARRVREHLLAGEPAEAGAGAGPGD, from the coding sequence ATGATCGATGACTTCCTGAACGGTGACCTTTCCGCTGTCGAGGCGGCGATGCGCGCTGCCGCCGCCGCCGAGATCATGCCGCGCTACCGGCAGCTCGCCGCCCACGAGATCGTCGAGAAGTCCGGCCCCCACGACCTGGTGACCAGCGCCGACCGGGGTGCCGAGGAGCACCTGACCGCGGCCCTCACGGCGCTCCTGCCCGGCTCGGTGGTGGTGGGCGAGGAGGCGGTGCACGCCGACCCGGCCGTGTACGGGGCGCTGAGCGGCGAGGCGCCGGTGTGGATAGTCGACCCCGTCGACGGCACCCGCCAGTTCGTCCGGGGCGAGCCCGGTTTCTGCATGCTCGTCGCGCTCGCCCAGGGCGGCGAGGTGCTGGCCTCCTGGACGTACGCGCCCGCGACGGACGAGATGGCGACCGCCGTACGAGGCCGGGGCGCCCGGCTGGACGGTGTCCCGCTGAGCTGCGGCGCCCCCGCGCCCGACGCGGTGCTCGACGTCGCGACATCGCACCCGGACTACACGACGCCCGAGGAGAAGCGGGCGCTGCTGGGCGTCCGGAGCGCCGACGACATCGCCGCCCGGCCGTGCGGGTCTGCCGGGCTGGAGTATCTGGACATCGCGCGCGGCGCGCTCGACGCCGTCGCCTTCAGCTGGGAGCTGGCCTGGGACCACGCGGCGGGCCTGCTGCTGGTGACGGAGGCGGGCGGCGCGCAGACGACGCTCACGGGCGAGCCCTTCCGGATCACGGGAGGCAACGCGCTGCCGTTCACGGCGGCACGGGACGCGGTGACCGCGCGGCGGGTGCGGGAGCACCTGCTGGCGGGGGAACCGGCGGAGGCCGGGGCCGGGGCGGGTCCGGGCGACTGA
- a CDS encoding NAD(P)/FAD-dependent oxidoreductase: MPSMLDAVVVGAGPNGLTAAVELARRGFSVAVFEACDTVGGGARTEELTLPGFRHDPCSAVHPLGVGSPAFNDMPLARFGLEWLHPELPMAHPWDDGTAAVLSRSVAETAASLGPRDAGAYRRLLAPFLGKWDSFARDFMALPPRGLPHDTLTLARFGLAGIPSSNVLMRRFKDEKAKGLFAGLVAHVIAPLSGIATGGVGLMFALAAHENGWPLPRGGSQSISDALAAYLRDLGGTVHTGFEVKRLDDLPPARAYVFDTTPTALARIAGLGRAYDSYKYGPAVFKIDYALDGPVPWTAEAARRAGTVQVGPTKGEISTALNLAYGGSAPATPFLITAQPSLVDPSRAPEGKHVFWAYGHVPHAWEGDLTDAMERQIERFAPGFRDRVLARATAGPRELAARNANYVGGDIASGSVAGLRLLVRPKLSLSPYSTPHPAVFICSSSTPPGPGVHGMSGQNAAKAVWRRLRAG, translated from the coding sequence GTGCCGTCGATGCTCGATGCCGTCGTCGTGGGGGCGGGCCCCAACGGGTTGACCGCCGCGGTCGAGCTGGCCCGGCGAGGATTCTCCGTCGCCGTGTTCGAGGCCTGTGACACCGTGGGCGGGGGAGCGAGGACCGAGGAGCTGACGCTGCCCGGCTTCCGTCACGACCCGTGTTCCGCCGTGCATCCGCTGGGCGTCGGATCGCCCGCGTTCAACGACATGCCCCTCGCGCGGTTCGGCCTGGAGTGGCTGCACCCCGAGCTGCCCATGGCCCACCCCTGGGACGACGGCACGGCCGCCGTGCTGTCCCGCTCCGTCGCCGAGACCGCCGCCTCCCTCGGCCCGCGCGACGCGGGAGCGTACCGCCGCCTCCTCGCCCCCTTCCTCGGCAAGTGGGACAGCTTCGCGCGGGACTTCATGGCACTGCCCCCCAGGGGCCTGCCGCACGACACCCTCACGCTCGCCCGCTTCGGGCTGGCCGGGATCCCGTCGTCGAACGTGCTGATGAGGCGCTTCAAGGACGAGAAGGCGAAGGGGCTGTTCGCCGGACTCGTCGCCCATGTCATCGCTCCGCTGAGCGGGATCGCGACCGGCGGGGTCGGGCTGATGTTCGCGCTCGCCGCGCACGAGAACGGCTGGCCGCTGCCGCGCGGCGGCTCCCAGTCCATCTCGGACGCGCTCGCCGCCTATCTGCGCGACCTCGGCGGCACGGTCCACACCGGATTCGAGGTCAAGCGGCTCGACGACCTGCCCCCCGCCCGTGCGTACGTCTTCGACACCACGCCGACCGCGCTCGCCCGTATCGCGGGCCTCGGCAGGGCGTACGACTCGTACAAGTACGGCCCAGCCGTGTTCAAGATCGACTACGCGCTGGACGGGCCCGTGCCCTGGACGGCGGAGGCCGCGCGCCGGGCCGGCACCGTCCAGGTGGGGCCCACGAAGGGGGAGATCAGCACCGCGCTGAATCTGGCGTACGGCGGCAGCGCTCCCGCCACACCGTTCCTGATCACCGCCCAGCCCAGCCTGGTGGACCCGTCCCGCGCCCCCGAGGGCAAGCATGTCTTCTGGGCGTACGGCCATGTGCCGCACGCCTGGGAGGGCGACCTGACCGACGCGATGGAGCGGCAGATCGAGCGCTTCGCGCCAGGCTTCCGGGACCGTGTCCTGGCCCGTGCGACCGCCGGCCCGCGAGAGCTGGCCGCCCGTAACGCCAATTACGTGGGCGGGGACATCGCGAGCGGCTCCGTCGCGGGTCTGCGGCTGCTGGTGCGTCCCAAGCTCTCCCTGTCGCCGTACAGCACCCCGCACCCGGCGGTCTTCATCTGCTCGTCCTCGACCCCGCCGGGGCCGGGCGTGCACGGCATGTCGGGCCAGAACGCGGCGAAGGCGGTGTGGCGCAGGCTCCGGGCGGGCTGA
- a CDS encoding AlkA N-terminal domain-containing protein produces the protein MHTDTERCLRAVRSKDARFDGWFFTAVLTTGIYCRPSCPVVPPKAENMVFHPSAASCQQAGFRACKRCRPDTSPGSPEWNARADSVARAMRLIHDGIVDREGVTGLAGRLGYSQRQIERQLLAELGAGPLALARAQRAQTARLLIETTALPMAEVAFAAGFSSVRAFNDTVREVFALAPTELRARGARRPDNAAPGPRTPGVISLRLPFRAPLTPDNLFGHLAATAVPGVEEWRDGAYRRTLRLPYGHGIVALTPRPGHIACRLALTDPRDLTVAISRCRRMLDLDADPVAVDEQLRTDPLLAPLVDKAPGRRVPGTVDAAEFAVRAVLGQQVSTAAARTHAARLVTAYGTPVDDPEGGLTHLFPTTQALAALDPESLALPRSRRATLTTLVAALADGTLPLGTDSDWDEARARLHALPGFGPWTVELIAMRALGDPDAFLPGDLGVRRSAQALGLPSTPAALTARAAAWRPWRAYAVQYLWATEDHAINVLPA, from the coding sequence ATGCACACCGACACCGAGCGCTGCCTGCGTGCCGTCCGGTCCAAGGACGCGCGATTCGACGGATGGTTCTTCACCGCCGTCCTGACCACCGGTATCTACTGCCGTCCCAGCTGCCCGGTCGTGCCCCCCAAGGCCGAGAACATGGTCTTCCACCCCAGCGCGGCCTCCTGCCAGCAGGCCGGATTCCGCGCCTGCAAGCGCTGCCGGCCCGACACCAGCCCCGGCTCGCCCGAGTGGAACGCCCGCGCCGACTCCGTCGCCCGCGCCATGCGGCTCATACATGACGGCATCGTCGACCGCGAAGGCGTCACCGGGCTCGCCGGGCGGCTCGGCTACTCGCAGCGGCAGATCGAGCGGCAACTGCTCGCCGAGCTCGGCGCCGGGCCGCTCGCCCTGGCGCGCGCCCAGCGGGCCCAGACCGCCCGGCTGCTCATCGAGACGACCGCGCTGCCGATGGCGGAGGTCGCCTTCGCCGCCGGCTTCTCCTCCGTCCGCGCCTTCAACGACACCGTCCGCGAGGTGTTCGCGCTCGCCCCCACCGAACTGCGCGCACGCGGCGCCCGGCGCCCGGACAACGCCGCCCCCGGACCCCGGACACCCGGCGTGATCAGCCTGCGGCTGCCCTTCCGCGCACCGCTGACCCCCGACAACCTCTTCGGTCACCTGGCGGCGACGGCGGTCCCGGGCGTCGAGGAGTGGCGGGACGGCGCGTACCGGCGCACGCTCCGCCTTCCGTACGGGCACGGCATCGTGGCCCTGACACCGCGCCCCGGCCACATCGCCTGCCGGCTCGCGCTGACCGACCCGCGCGATCTCACCGTCGCCATCAGCCGCTGCCGCCGCATGCTCGACCTGGACGCCGACCCGGTCGCCGTGGACGAGCAGTTGCGCACCGATCCGCTGCTGGCCCCGCTGGTCGACAAGGCGCCCGGTCGCCGGGTGCCGGGCACCGTCGACGCCGCCGAGTTCGCCGTACGCGCGGTGCTCGGCCAGCAGGTGTCGACCGCCGCCGCGCGCACGCACGCGGCCCGTCTCGTCACGGCGTACGGCACACCCGTGGACGACCCCGAGGGCGGGCTCACCCATCTCTTCCCCACGACGCAAGCGCTGGCGGCCCTGGACCCCGAATCCCTCGCGCTGCCGCGCAGCCGCCGCGCCACGCTCACGACCCTGGTCGCCGCGCTGGCCGACGGCACGCTCCCGCTGGGCACGGACAGCGACTGGGACGAGGCCAGGGCGCGGCTGCACGCGCTCCCCGGATTCGGTCCCTGGACCGTCGAGTTGATCGCGATGCGCGCGCTCGGCGACCCGGACGCCTTCCTGCCCGGCGACCTCGGTGTCCGGCGGTCCGCGCAGGCACTGGGGCTGCCGTCGACGCCCGCCGCGCTCACCGCACGCGCCGCCGCCTGGCGGCCCTGGCGCGCGTACGCCGTGCAGTACCTCTGGGCCACCGAGGACCACGCCATCAACGTCCTTCCCGCATAA
- a CDS encoding methylated-DNA--[protein]-cysteine S-methyltransferase, translated as MTRSHTVIDSPYGPLTLVATEGVLSALYMTEQRHRPPQETFGEVDARPFGVVIDQLDQYFAGERTGFDVPLRLNGTPFQRSVWEQLVAIPYGETRSYGQLADALGKSGASRAVGLANGRNPVGIIVPCHRVIGSTGSLTGYGGGLDRKQRLLAFEGAARVGTGPGADGAGTLF; from the coding sequence ATGACCAGATCACACACCGTGATCGACAGCCCGTACGGGCCGCTGACCCTGGTGGCGACCGAGGGGGTGCTGAGCGCCCTCTACATGACCGAGCAGCGCCACCGCCCGCCGCAGGAGACGTTCGGAGAGGTCGACGCACGCCCCTTCGGTGTCGTGATCGACCAGCTCGACCAGTACTTCGCCGGCGAGCGCACCGGGTTCGACGTGCCGCTGCGGCTGAACGGCACGCCGTTCCAGCGCAGCGTCTGGGAGCAACTGGTGGCGATCCCGTACGGCGAGACCCGGTCGTACGGCCAACTGGCCGACGCCCTGGGCAAGTCGGGGGCCTCACGCGCGGTCGGACTGGCCAACGGCAGGAACCCGGTGGGCATCATCGTGCCGTGCCACCGGGTGATCGGCTCGACGGGGAGTCTCACCGGATACGGCGGCGGACTGGACCGCAAACAGCGGCTGCTGGCCTTCGAGGGCGCGGCGCGGGTGGGTACGGGGCCGGGGGCGGACGGGGCGGGCACACTCTTCTGA
- a CDS encoding Sir2 family NAD-dependent protein deacetylase, whose translation MTLVAIFSGAGISTDSGIPDYRGPDGVWRRDPAAEKLVTYDSYMNDPEIRRRSWRMRRDSPVFRAEPNVAHRAVAELDRVGDGAVRVITQNVDGLHQLAGTPARKVLELHGTARAVVCTGCRARSSMEEALARVEAGEDDPPCTVCGAVLKSATVMFGERLDPHVLGQAMSIAKACDVFIAVGSTLQVQPAASLAGIAAEHGARLVVMNAEPTPYDDRADEIIREPIGTALPTLLKRFHAG comes from the coding sequence ATGACTCTCGTCGCGATTTTCAGCGGCGCCGGGATCTCCACGGACTCCGGCATTCCCGACTACCGGGGGCCGGACGGTGTGTGGCGGCGTGACCCCGCGGCCGAGAAGCTGGTGACGTACGACTCGTACATGAACGACCCGGAGATCCGCCGACGCTCCTGGCGGATGCGCCGTGACAGCCCGGTCTTCCGTGCCGAGCCGAACGTCGCCCACCGTGCCGTCGCCGAGCTCGACCGGGTGGGCGACGGCGCGGTCCGGGTGATCACGCAGAACGTCGACGGGCTTCACCAGCTCGCCGGGACCCCCGCCCGCAAGGTGCTCGAACTGCACGGCACGGCGAGGGCGGTGGTCTGCACGGGGTGCCGGGCAAGGTCCTCCATGGAGGAGGCGCTGGCCCGTGTCGAGGCGGGCGAGGACGATCCGCCGTGCACCGTGTGCGGCGCCGTACTGAAGTCGGCGACGGTCATGTTCGGCGAACGGCTCGACCCGCACGTCCTCGGGCAGGCCATGTCGATCGCCAAGGCGTGCGACGTCTTCATCGCCGTGGGGTCGACCCTCCAGGTGCAGCCCGCCGCCTCACTGGCGGGGATCGCGGCCGAGCACGGCGCACGGCTCGTCGTGATGAACGCCGAGCCGACGCCGTACGACGACCGGGCCGACGAGATCATTCGCGAGCCGATCGGCACGGCGCTGCCCACGCTGCTGAAGCGGTTCCACGCCGGCTGA
- a CDS encoding NUDIX hydrolase, with the protein MTTSRDADYLSYIAGLPRVLAGAAALCRDKEGRVLIVEPGYRPGWALPGGTIESDEGETPRQAARRETLEEIGLDVELGRLLVVDWSQAPDRPPIAAYLYDGGVLDDERLGEIRLQHEELLSWRLVERARIPELMIGSLGGRILAGLDVLEAGTGAVELENGLRVG; encoded by the coding sequence GTGACGACCTCTCGCGATGCCGACTACCTCTCCTACATCGCCGGGCTGCCCCGTGTGCTCGCCGGTGCCGCCGCGCTCTGCCGGGACAAGGAGGGTCGGGTGCTGATCGTCGAGCCCGGCTACCGGCCGGGCTGGGCGCTGCCCGGCGGGACGATCGAGTCGGACGAGGGCGAGACGCCCCGGCAGGCCGCGCGGCGCGAGACGCTCGAAGAGATCGGGCTGGACGTCGAGTTGGGGCGGCTGTTGGTGGTGGACTGGAGTCAGGCACCGGACCGGCCGCCCATCGCCGCGTATCTGTACGACGGCGGTGTGCTGGATGACGAGCGGCTCGGTGAGATCCGGCTCCAGCACGAGGAGTTGCTCTCCTGGCGCCTCGTGGAGCGTGCCAGGATCCCCGAGTTGATGATCGGCTCGCTCGGCGGCCGCATCCTGGCGGGGCTCGACGTGCTCGAAGCCGGCACGGGAGCCGTGGAGTTGGAGAACGGCCTGCGGGTCGGGTGA